The Balneolales bacterium ANBcel1 DNA segment ATTTCCCGGGGGTGTGTAGGAAAGCAGCGGGATGGCCACCAGCGCAATAGCAATACCAATCCAACCTAAAATTCGCGCACGTTCTCGCAACAGAATAAAAGAAAGCAGAATAGTCACAACCGGAGAAAGCGAGACAAAAGGAAACACAAGGTATGCTGGGCCTTCAGATACGGCATGAAACAACACAAGTTGTCCACCAGCACCAGTAAACCCAACCGTAAGCCCCATAAGAGCCGGTTTAAGACGAAAATCAAGCTTCCACCCAATTAGCCAAAGAGCAACCAGCGCCGGCGGAATCATGGTTAGAGACCAGACAACATAACTTAGTGTGGGTGGAAAACCAGCAAGTTCGGGTATTTCTATCAACGCTCCCCAAATACCCCAAAAAATTGTTGTGACGCCGGCGAAGAGCAGCCAAAGCTTAGAATGCATTTTTGATTTCATATAAATACTCCCGGATAATCTGATAAGTCTGCCTGTTTATAACGGCAGACCTAACCTATGAGTTACGATTTGTTGCTTATTATATCAATTGCAGGGCATAATAGCAACAATTAGTAACTTTCCGTAAGCTTTTGTTCGCCGGGAAAAGAAGTGCAGGGTCTCGATTTATGCTATAACTACCTGAATATTATTCGCTTCCAAAGTTTTTCTCATGTTTTCGGATATACCCTCATCAGTAATAATTACATCTATCTGATCCATACCACATATTCTGCTAAGGCCTCTGCTTCCAAACTTAGATGAGTCCATCACAACAATCGTTTCGTTCGCAGATTCGATCATCAATCGATTCAAATTTGCTTCAAGTGCATTCGTAGTTGTCAAACCTGTAACAAGGTCAAACCCATCGGCCGCAAGAAAAAGCTTACTGCAAAAATGCTCCCTGACCATCGTTTCGGCATAAGAGCCAATTACTGCAGCAGAAGTGTTTCGAAGAACCCCCCCCATCACCATGATCTGAATTTCAGGTACTCTGATCAGTTCCAGTGCAATATTTACCGCAGGTGTCAGGACAGTCAGGTTTCGTTTATTCTGCAGATTTCTTGCCACCTGAAGTACTGTCGTTCCTGCATCCAGAATTAAAGATTCTCCATCCTCCACCATTTTGGCGGCACATTCTCCTATTCTTCGTTTCTCATCAGCATACTTCTTTCCTTTGTCCTCGATATGCTGATCATGAACCAGGTAATCGTTCTTCATGGCTCCGCCATGGGTTCGAACCAGAAAATTCTTCTCCTCCAAAAACAAAAGGTCTTTTCTGATGGTTACCTCTGAAACACCGAGCATTTTGCTCAATTTTGTCACTGAAACCTGACCTTCATCATTCAATAGTTTTATCGTCTTGTTTCGGCGTTCAGCTACGCTATATGCTCCCATATTTCTGCTCCTATACTACTTTTGTGATTATTCAGTACTCATTTTTTACATTTACGAACCATTTTGTGGCAAACAGTGGTTCATTTCTTTCCCTTTTGGGTTTCGTAACCAGAATACAGTCAAAAGGTATAAATTTTCCCTGATATCGCGAAACAGAAAGAGCAAATCTTTCGGATATTACGATAATTTACGAATGGGGTTTCAAATTCTTATTTTTTGTATTATAATAGGGGTGTGCCTTACGTAATAATTTCGAAATTTATTGATTGTGGTACATTTTCATACTAAACAAATATCCTCATTCTAACCAGCATATGGATTCTTATCCCACTTCCGGGTCATCCGAATTACAAACAAGAGCAACCTCTCGGATGGCGCCGATCGACATTACGGTTATTGGCGAGTTGAATATGGATCTGATCATGGATCATGTCAACAACCTTCCAGCTATAGGCAAAGAGCGTATTGCTCAAAGAATGGTGACAACCCTTGGCAGTTCCTCAGCTATTTTCGCATCCAACGCTGCTTCACTGGGAATGAGTATTGCATTCACCGGCCGCGTTGGCGATGATCTTTTTGGCAGACAAATACTGGAAATACT contains these protein-coding regions:
- the agaR gene encoding transcriptional repressor AgaR codes for the protein MGAYSVAERRNKTIKLLNDEGQVSVTKLSKMLGVSEVTIRKDLLFLEEKNFLVRTHGGAMKNDYLVHDQHIEDKGKKYADEKRRIGECAAKMVEDGESLILDAGTTVLQVARNLQNKRNLTVLTPAVNIALELIRVPEIQIMVMGGVLRNTSAAVIGSYAETMVREHFCSKLFLAADGFDLVTGLTTTNALEANLNRLMIESANETIVVMDSSKFGSRGLSRICGMDQIDVIITDEGISENMRKTLEANNIQVVIA